DNA from Aggregatimonas sangjinii:
AGAATTGTTGGTAGCAACCATATTCCGTTACCGATAAAGTCGTGGGCGATATGAAAGGCCATAATATTGAAAATCACCGGTAGTAATACCAGCCAACCTATAAATCTAGTTTTGGGAATCAATAGCAGAATTCCGCCGGTAATTTCTGCAATAGCAACTATAATATAGAGATAGGATGTAAACATTGCACCCATAAAACCTTGTGCTGTTGCATCGGCAGGTGGTTCTACTGGGATAAAACCGAAGAATTTATTAAGACCGAATATGATCATTAGTATAGCGAGTAGCCAGATGGCGATGTTTTGAATTGTATTTTTCATCGTTATGATTTTAAAGAGTTAATGATTTCCGAGACTTCCACTCGGTTTCTATAGTCACCGCCTTCCGCTTTCGCGAAAGCGATAGTACCGTCTTGATTGATTACAAATACGGCAGGAAATGGTAATTCCCTAGAATCATCGGAATAATGGGCGTCGAAGTCAAAACCTAATTCAGTCATCTTATCCACTGGTGCGTCACCATTTTTGAAAACAGTCGTATAATTTCTGGCGACGATGTTACCGTTATCGCTCAATACTTCAAATTTGAGCTCGTTCTTTTCCCTGATGCTCAAAGATTCATCTGGGGTTTGTGGCGAAATAGCAACCAATTTTGCACCTAAA
Protein-coding regions in this window:
- a CDS encoding peroxiredoxin-like family protein → MNTKESLPTYQEALTNLRGNLGEMLPKEALDVFDNDAQNLQKEHQSILKVEVGDKASDFSLSNASDETITLSKLLQKNKVVLVFYRGTWCPYCNLQLAHYQNSLDEIHALGAKLVAISPQTPDESLSIREKNELKFEVLSDNGNIVARNYTTVFKNGDAPVDKMTELGFDFDAHYSDDSRELPFPAVFVINQDGTIAFAKAEGGDYRNRVEVSEIINSLKS
- a CDS encoding MauE/DoxX family redox-associated membrane protein is translated as MKNTIQNIAIWLLAILMIIFGLNKFFGFIPVEPPADATAQGFMGAMFTSYLYIIVAIAEITGGILLLIPKTRFIGWLVLLPVIFNIMAFHIAHDFIGNGIWLLPTILFVIISYLQFNNIKKAMTYGFI